The proteins below come from a single Kosakonia sp. SMBL-WEM22 genomic window:
- the ygfK gene encoding putative selenate reductase subunit YgfK has protein sequence MGDIMRPVPFEALLTRIFAEYQSQRSIFGIPEQQFYSTDHLQPITVFGETCATPVGPAAGPHTQLAQNIITAWLTGGRFIELKTVQILDRLEIEKPCIDAADAGFNTEWSTEFTLTKAWDEYLKAWFVLHLLDAVFPQTPRTEEKSFIFNMSVGYNLDGIKQPPMQTFIARMMDASAEPKFHLYRTTLHHCLNNADFLARLPNHARSARLQSLSERIPATLVQGVTLSTMHGCPPDEIEAICRYMLVEKRLNTFVKLNPTLLGYGRVREILDRCGFAEIVLNEESFAHDLQFAPAVAMLARLMALAAEQQRGFGVKLTNTLGTVNTRGVLPGGEMYMSGRALFPLAINVAARLSRAFDGKLPISYSGGASQLTIRDIFETGIRPITLATDLLKPGGYLRLTACLRELEQAQSWEMTTIDVARLDALAERAITMTYTQKGWKPDDRIHVASPLPATDCYVAPCVSACAIKQDIPEYIRLLGEGRYADALELIYQRNALPAMTGHICDHQCQYNCTRLDYESAVNIRELKKIALEKGWEEYKRHWHKPAASGSRHPVAVMGAGPAGLAAGYFLARAGHPVTLFEREASAGGVVKNIIPPFRIPPELIEHDIDFVVQHGVKIVYGCDPNLTIGRLQKQGFHYVLVATGADKSRAVALGGDNPNIHSSLAFLRAFHRGEPLQPGKHVAIIGAGNTAMDCARAALRIPGVERTTVVYRRSRKEMPAWREEYQEARRAGVAFAWLSNPEQFAPDGTLTLRVMQLGEADAAGRRQPQATGETRTMQVDSVITAIGEQQNNAALAAFGLPVDDKGRVAVNSEGETRLANVFLIGDVQNGPASIVAAIGNARRAAETILARESLASHQQSKYWSHVDPAEIYQRKGDIALAQADKADRESFVAQEASRCLACNYICSKCVDVCPNRANISLPIPGFNNRFQTLHLDAWCNECGNCAQFCPWQGKPYQHKVTLFSLKEDFLNSRNPGFFIDNQRVHIRQHNQQWQLNIDADGHFGPVPPQLEAMCRIIGHIHQHHHYLLSEVEQ, from the coding sequence TTCTATTCAACTGACCATTTGCAGCCCATTACGGTATTTGGCGAAACCTGCGCCACCCCGGTTGGCCCGGCCGCCGGGCCGCATACGCAGCTGGCACAAAATATTATTACCGCCTGGCTGACGGGCGGGCGTTTTATCGAATTAAAAACCGTGCAGATCCTCGATCGCCTGGAGATTGAAAAGCCCTGTATTGATGCCGCAGATGCTGGTTTTAATACCGAGTGGTCGACAGAGTTCACCCTGACCAAGGCCTGGGATGAGTACCTGAAAGCCTGGTTTGTGCTGCATCTGCTTGATGCGGTGTTCCCGCAGACGCCGAGAACAGAAGAGAAATCATTTATTTTCAATATGAGCGTCGGCTACAACCTCGACGGCATCAAACAGCCGCCGATGCAGACCTTTATCGCCCGCATGATGGATGCCTCGGCGGAGCCAAAATTTCACCTCTATCGCACCACTCTGCATCACTGCCTGAATAACGCCGACTTTCTCGCCCGCCTGCCGAATCATGCCCGCTCGGCCAGGCTGCAATCCCTCTCGGAGCGCATTCCCGCCACGCTGGTGCAGGGCGTGACGCTCTCCACCATGCACGGCTGCCCGCCGGATGAGATTGAAGCTATCTGCCGCTATATGCTGGTGGAGAAGCGGCTCAACACCTTCGTCAAACTCAACCCGACGCTGCTGGGCTATGGGCGCGTACGTGAGATCCTCGACCGCTGCGGCTTTGCGGAGATTGTGCTCAATGAGGAGTCCTTCGCCCACGACTTACAGTTTGCCCCGGCGGTGGCGATGCTGGCGCGGCTGATGGCGCTGGCGGCCGAGCAGCAGCGCGGTTTCGGCGTCAAGCTGACCAACACTCTCGGCACGGTCAATACCCGCGGCGTGTTGCCGGGCGGCGAGATGTATATGTCCGGGCGCGCCCTCTTTCCCCTCGCTATCAATGTTGCCGCCCGGCTGTCGCGCGCCTTCGACGGCAAGCTGCCCATCTCCTACTCCGGCGGTGCCAGCCAGCTCACCATCCGCGATATCTTCGAGACCGGCATACGCCCCATCACGCTGGCAACGGATCTGCTAAAACCGGGCGGCTATCTGCGCCTCACCGCCTGCCTGCGCGAGCTGGAGCAGGCGCAGAGTTGGGAGATGACCACTATTGATGTTGCGCGCCTCGACGCGCTGGCCGAGCGCGCCATCACCATGACGTACACGCAGAAAGGGTGGAAGCCGGACGATCGCATTCATGTCGCCAGCCCGCTGCCCGCTACCGACTGCTATGTTGCGCCGTGCGTCAGCGCCTGCGCCATCAAGCAGGATATCCCCGAGTATATTCGCCTGCTCGGCGAGGGGCGCTACGCCGATGCGCTGGAGTTGATTTACCAGCGCAACGCGCTGCCAGCGATGACCGGCCATATCTGCGATCATCAGTGTCAGTACAACTGCACGCGGCTGGATTATGAGAGCGCGGTGAATATTCGGGAGCTGAAGAAGATCGCGCTGGAAAAGGGGTGGGAGGAGTATAAACGTCACTGGCATAAACCGGCGGCCTCCGGCTCGCGTCATCCGGTAGCGGTGATGGGTGCCGGGCCTGCCGGGCTGGCTGCCGGCTATTTTCTCGCCCGCGCCGGGCATCCGGTGACGCTGTTTGAGCGCGAAGCGAGCGCCGGTGGCGTGGTGAAAAACATCATCCCACCGTTTCGTATCCCTCCCGAGCTGATTGAGCACGATATTGATTTCGTGGTGCAGCACGGCGTGAAGATTGTCTACGGTTGCGACCCAAACCTGACTATCGGGAGGTTACAAAAGCAGGGTTTTCACTATGTGCTGGTGGCGACCGGTGCGGATAAGAGCCGCGCGGTGGCGCTGGGCGGCGATAACCCGAATATTCACTCATCGCTGGCGTTCCTGCGCGCCTTCCATCGCGGCGAGCCGTTGCAGCCCGGTAAGCATGTGGCGATTATCGGCGCGGGCAACACGGCGATGGATTGCGCCCGCGCGGCGCTGCGCATACCGGGCGTTGAGCGGACAACCGTGGTTTACCGCCGCTCGCGCAAAGAGATGCCCGCCTGGCGCGAAGAGTATCAGGAGGCGCGCCGTGCAGGGGTGGCGTTTGCATGGCTGAGCAACCCGGAGCAGTTTGCGCCAGATGGCACGCTGACCCTGCGTGTGATGCAGCTCGGCGAGGCCGATGCCGCAGGGCGACGCCAACCGCAGGCCACCGGAGAGACGCGCACCATGCAGGTTGATAGCGTCATTACCGCCATCGGCGAGCAGCAGAATAACGCGGCGCTGGCGGCATTTGGCCTGCCGGTTGATGACAAGGGCCGCGTGGCGGTGAATAGTGAGGGTGAAACGCGCCTCGCCAACGTCTTCTTAATTGGCGATGTGCAAAACGGCCCGGCGTCGATTGTTGCCGCCATCGGCAATGCCCGGCGAGCCGCGGAGACAATCCTCGCCCGCGAAAGCCTCGCCAGCCATCAACAAAGCAAATACTGGAGCCATGTCGATCCGGCGGAGATTTACCAGCGCAAAGGCGATATCGCTCTGGCGCAGGCGGATAAGGCGGATCGGGAGAGCTTTGTCGCCCAGGAGGCAAGCCGCTGCCTGGCGTGTAACTACATCTGCAGCAAATGCGTCGATGTCTGCCCAAACCGGGCGAATATTTCGTTGCCGATCCCCGGCTTCAACAACCGTTTCCAGACCCTGCATCTGGATGCCTGGTGCAACGAGTGCGGCAACTGCGCGCAGTTCTGCCCGTGGCAGGGTAAACCCTATCAGCACAAAGTGACGCTCTTCAGCCTTAAAGAGGATTTTCTCAACAGCCGCAATCCCGGCTTTTTCATCGATAACCAGCGCGTGCATATTCGCCAGCATAACCAGCAGTGGCAGCTGAATATCGATGCGGATGGCCATTTCGGCCCGGTGCCGCCGCAACTGGAGGCGATGTGCCGCATTATCGGCCACATTCACCAGCACCATCACTATCTGCTTAGCGAGGTAGAGCAATGA
- the ssnA gene encoding putative aminohydrolase SsnA has translation MSITILKNATAAQLFPAKVWQQVDIAIKDDLILAVDSGLEQRYLGAEVIEMQGRLVMPGLVCAHNHFYSGLSRGIQAKIAPSPDFISTLKNLWWRLDRAIDAESLYYSALICALEAVRSGCTAVIDHHASPGYIAGSLSQLRRAFLTVGLRGMTCFETTDRNEGLREVCKGVEENIRFAKEIDAARQKEQEPYLVEACIGAHAPFTVPHEGLVMLNEARKATGRGLHIHVAEDRYDVAHSHHHYGKDPLERLAEYGLLDDKTLVAHGLYLSDIDISLLNAHDGFLIHNARSNMNNHVGYNHRLAQVRHVALGTDGIGSDMFEELKFAFFRHRDAGGALWPDSFARALYNGNEVLNRNFNARFGRIEAGYKADLTICDYLPPTPLIDANIAGHLAFGLGSNSVHSVMVNGRMIYQDRRFTLDCAPLFAEAQAVAKRLWASMDALN, from the coding sequence ATGAGTATCACCATCCTGAAAAATGCCACCGCCGCGCAGCTCTTTCCGGCGAAAGTGTGGCAACAGGTCGATATCGCGATTAAAGATGACCTGATCCTCGCGGTCGACAGCGGGCTGGAGCAGCGCTATCTGGGCGCAGAGGTGATAGAGATGCAGGGTCGGCTGGTGATGCCCGGCCTGGTCTGCGCTCATAACCACTTCTACTCCGGTTTATCGCGCGGGATTCAGGCGAAAATCGCCCCCAGCCCCGACTTTATCTCGACGCTGAAAAACCTCTGGTGGCGGCTCGACCGGGCCATCGACGCCGAGTCGCTCTACTACAGCGCGCTTATCTGTGCGCTGGAAGCGGTGCGCAGCGGCTGCACGGCAGTGATTGATCATCACGCTTCGCCGGGGTATATCGCCGGTTCGCTAAGCCAGCTGCGTCGCGCTTTTCTCACCGTCGGGCTGCGTGGCATGACCTGCTTTGAGACCACCGATCGCAACGAAGGGCTGCGCGAGGTGTGTAAAGGCGTGGAGGAGAATATTCGCTTTGCCAAAGAGATCGACGCCGCACGGCAAAAAGAGCAGGAGCCTTACCTGGTCGAGGCCTGTATTGGCGCGCATGCGCCCTTCACCGTGCCGCACGAAGGGCTGGTGATGCTCAATGAGGCGCGAAAAGCGACCGGGCGCGGGCTGCATATTCATGTCGCCGAGGATCGCTATGATGTCGCCCATAGCCACCACCATTACGGAAAAGATCCGCTGGAGCGTCTGGCAGAGTATGGCCTGCTTGATGACAAAACTCTTGTCGCCCATGGGCTCTATCTCTCCGATATCGACATCTCGCTGCTCAATGCCCACGACGGCTTTCTGATCCATAACGCACGCTCAAACATGAACAATCACGTCGGCTATAACCACCGGCTGGCGCAGGTCCGCCACGTTGCCCTCGGCACCGACGGCATCGGATCCGATATGTTTGAAGAGCTAAAGTTCGCCTTCTTCAGGCACCGCGACGCGGGCGGCGCGCTGTGGCCCGACAGTTTCGCCCGCGCGCTCTATAACGGCAATGAGGTGCTGAACCGAAACTTTAACGCCCGCTTTGGCCGCATCGAAGCGGGGTATAAAGCGGATTTGACCATCTGCGACTATCTGCCGCCGACGCCGCTTATCGATGCCAACATCGCCGGGCATCTGGCGTTTGGCCTCGGCTCCAACAGCGTGCACAGCGTGATGGTGAACGGCAGGATGATTTACCAGGATCGCCGCTTTACCCTCGACTGCGCCCCGCTGTTTGCCGAGGCGCAGGCGGTGGCGAAACGGCTGTGGGCGAGTATGGATGCCCTGAACTGA
- a CDS encoding nucleobase:cation symporter-2 family protein produces the protein MKESAMAASAASVDEVLPVTQMFFYGLQHVLVMYAGAVAVPLVVGNAVGLPAEQIILLISADLFICGGATLMQSLGVTQWLGCRLPLIQGCTFAALIPMVLIGKEYGLGGISGAVIVSGIFILCCAPWISKLIRFFPKVVMGSIVTLIGLSILPVAGGWVGGGASDMHGFGDLISLLMAAVTLVVILNIYTFASGVIKNTSVLIGLVVGTLLWSVFKPLDFQMLQATPWLHLPQALPFAKPEFHLLPVALLSMVMVVVMVETMSSMIATGDIVGKSVDARMLRNGLNTCGLATTICGLFNLFPYAAFAQNVGLIGLTGVRSRFVVAMSGVILMLMGLFAKLAALVVLIPKPVLGGAGIVMFGMVAVSGIRTLGQVDYRNNNNGMVVALTLGLGMMPVLVPTLFTQFPPTVQLFLHSGITIGTLTAIVANLTLNGSAPFKFSHNAPSPDPLPPSAAARNVAVRTVRMWLLLRKVQKERQEKA, from the coding sequence ATGAAAGAGAGTGCTATGGCGGCTTCGGCCGCATCCGTTGATGAAGTTCTGCCGGTGACGCAGATGTTTTTTTATGGCCTGCAACATGTGCTGGTGATGTATGCCGGTGCGGTGGCGGTGCCGCTAGTGGTCGGCAACGCGGTGGGGTTGCCCGCGGAACAGATTATTTTGCTCATTAGCGCCGATCTGTTTATTTGCGGCGGCGCAACGCTTATGCAGTCGCTGGGGGTGACCCAGTGGCTCGGCTGTCGGCTGCCGCTGATTCAGGGCTGCACCTTCGCCGCACTCATCCCGATGGTGCTGATTGGTAAGGAGTATGGCCTCGGCGGTATCTCCGGGGCGGTGATTGTCTCGGGGATCTTTATCCTCTGCTGCGCGCCGTGGATCAGTAAGCTGATCCGCTTTTTTCCTAAAGTGGTGATGGGCAGTATCGTCACGCTTATCGGCCTGTCGATTCTGCCTGTCGCCGGTGGCTGGGTCGGCGGCGGCGCAAGCGATATGCACGGCTTTGGCGATCTGATTTCACTCCTGATGGCCGCCGTGACGCTGGTGGTGATCCTCAATATCTACACCTTCGCCTCCGGGGTGATTAAAAACACCTCGGTGCTGATTGGGCTAGTGGTCGGCACGCTACTGTGGAGCGTATTTAAACCGCTCGATTTTCAGATGCTGCAGGCGACGCCCTGGCTGCATCTTCCGCAGGCGCTGCCGTTTGCAAAACCGGAGTTTCACCTGCTGCCTGTCGCCCTGCTGTCAATGGTGATGGTGGTGGTCATGGTGGAGACGATGTCGTCGATGATAGCGACCGGCGATATTGTTGGTAAAAGCGTTGATGCACGGATGCTGCGTAACGGCCTTAACACCTGCGGGCTGGCAACCACGATTTGCGGCTTGTTTAACCTCTTCCCCTATGCGGCCTTTGCGCAAAACGTCGGGCTTATCGGCCTCACCGGCGTGCGCAGCCGCTTTGTCGTTGCCATGTCGGGCGTGATTTTGATGCTGATGGGGCTGTTTGCCAAACTGGCGGCGCTGGTGGTGTTAATCCCCAAACCGGTGCTGGGCGGCGCGGGGATTGTGATGTTCGGCATGGTTGCCGTGTCGGGCATTCGCACCCTCGGGCAGGTCGATTATCGCAACAACAATAACGGCATGGTGGTGGCGCTAACGCTCGGCCTGGGGATGATGCCCGTGCTGGTACCAACGCTGTTTACCCAGTTTCCGCCCACGGTGCAGCTGTTTCTGCACAGCGGCATCACCATCGGCACGCTGACGGCGATTGTCGCCAACCTGACCCTCAATGGCAGCGCGCCGTTTAAATTCTCCCACAATGCCCCTTCGCCCGATCCGCTACCGCCCAGCGCCGCTGCGCGCAATGTGGCGGTGCGCACCGTGAGAATGTGGCTGCTGCTGCGTAAAGTGCAAAAAGAGCGCCAGGAGAAAGCGTGA
- a CDS encoding MFS transporter, with product MKSPCAAIPCDRTHAAAPPWAGLVVLLLAGFVTIFDLFVVNVAIPSMQSGLGASFAQISFIVAGYELAFGVLLITGGRLGDRFGRRRLFVAGMAGFTLASALCGLAPGSETLIVARVLQGLAAALLFPQVYASIRVNFDGNDRRRAFGLLGMTLGLAAIAGQVLGGALIHADLFGLGWRTIFLINIPIGVIAIFAARYIPESFAPQKPLLDGRGVLLISTALALLLVPLIEGPTQGWPAWTLCSLGAAAAMLMLFYRQQEQRRIAGLWPLVDMRLLAQRHVALGVLLVLLVYSTSSSFFLCFALLVQKGFGLDPLQAGLIFAPCSVGFVLASLAAPRLVARWGIRAIIGGALIYALFIAALIAQVAMAGAQLNPVTLIPVLVVVGAGQGTIMTPLLNLVLGYVDEAQSGMASGIISTVQQVGAALGVAVVAMLFNNALSDVGSVAQAGQYASAFVAGMLCNLAVSVAICLLLLALGTQRRAV from the coding sequence ATGAAATCTCCTTGTGCCGCGATCCCCTGCGATCGCACTCATGCCGCCGCGCCGCCGTGGGCAGGCTTAGTCGTACTGCTGCTGGCAGGCTTTGTCACCATTTTTGATCTCTTTGTGGTTAACGTTGCCATCCCGAGTATGCAGAGCGGGCTGGGTGCCAGCTTCGCGCAAATCAGCTTTATCGTCGCAGGCTACGAGCTGGCCTTTGGCGTGCTGCTGATCACCGGCGGGCGGCTCGGCGATCGCTTCGGTCGCCGTCGCCTCTTTGTCGCGGGTATGGCGGGCTTTACCCTCGCCTCGGCACTCTGTGGCCTGGCACCAGGCAGTGAAACGCTGATCGTCGCCCGCGTGTTACAGGGGCTCGCAGCGGCGCTGCTCTTTCCGCAGGTCTACGCCTCGATTCGCGTTAACTTTGACGGTAACGACCGACGCCGCGCGTTTGGCCTGCTCGGCATGACGCTGGGGCTGGCGGCAATTGCCGGGCAGGTGTTGGGGGGAGCCTTGATTCACGCCGATCTCTTCGGCCTTGGCTGGCGCACCATCTTTCTGATTAACATCCCGATTGGCGTGATTGCCATATTCGCCGCTCGTTACATTCCCGAATCTTTCGCGCCGCAAAAACCGTTACTCGACGGGCGCGGCGTGCTGCTTATCAGCACCGCGCTCGCACTGTTACTGGTGCCATTGATCGAGGGGCCAACGCAGGGCTGGCCTGCGTGGACGCTCTGCTCGCTGGGCGCGGCAGCGGCGATGTTAATGCTCTTTTATCGCCAGCAGGAGCAGCGGCGGATTGCAGGCTTATGGCCGCTGGTAGATATGCGCCTGCTGGCGCAGCGGCATGTCGCGCTCGGCGTGCTGCTGGTGCTGCTGGTCTACTCCACCTCCAGCTCCTTCTTTCTCTGCTTTGCCCTGCTGGTGCAAAAAGGGTTTGGGCTGGATCCACTTCAGGCGGGGCTGATTTTTGCCCCCTGTAGCGTCGGCTTTGTGCTGGCATCACTCGCCGCACCGAGGCTGGTGGCGCGCTGGGGGATCCGGGCGATTATCGGCGGGGCGCTGATCTACGCCCTGTTTATTGCCGCGCTGATTGCCCAGGTGGCGATGGCGGGCGCGCAGCTAAACCCCGTTACCCTGATCCCGGTGCTGGTGGTTGTCGGCGCGGGGCAGGGGACGATCATGACGCCGCTACTCAATCTGGTGCTTGGCTACGTTGACGAAGCACAATCCGGCATGGCGTCCGGCATCATCTCTACCGTCCAGCAGGTGGGTGCCGCGCTGGGCGTGGCGGTGGTGGCGATGCTGTTCAACAATGCCCTGAGTGATGTCGGGTCAGTTGCGCAGGCGGGGCAGTATGCCTCGGCGTTTGTCGCGGGCATGCTCTGTAATCTGGCCGTTTCGGTGGCGATCTGCCTGCTGTTGCTGGCACTGGGCACGCAGCGGCGGGCAGTGTAG
- a CDS encoding helix-turn-helix transcriptional regulator, with translation MRTLERTRPDLAAFLRAHRQRLSPADVGLPSGNRRRTPGLRREEVAALAGVGLTWYTWLEQGRDIGVSAQFLDNLARVLKLDAAERRHLFMLTHARPPAEPGKTWCVLPPLVRRLMHDLPHPAFVLNLRWDVLGFNAPADALFGFRHHAPERRNLLWLLFTDPLLQERFVAWHEQAPLMLSSFRRDFARASQSSDIVELVDELEHVSPEFSRWWRQHDVHAPCNGVRHLWFDERSVPFEHTTLIIDEDRHLRLVVYAQQQSAAE, from the coding sequence ATGCGAACTCTGGAACGAACCCGCCCCGATCTGGCAGCCTTTTTACGCGCGCACCGCCAGCGCTTGTCGCCCGCCGATGTCGGCCTGCCCAGCGGCAACCGACGCCGTACGCCGGGGCTGCGGCGCGAGGAGGTCGCGGCGCTGGCCGGGGTCGGTTTAACCTGGTACACCTGGCTGGAGCAAGGACGCGATATTGGCGTCTCGGCGCAGTTTCTCGATAACCTCGCGCGGGTGCTGAAACTGGATGCGGCCGAGCGGCGTCATCTCTTTATGCTCACCCACGCGCGCCCACCGGCCGAACCGGGCAAAACCTGGTGCGTGCTGCCGCCGCTGGTGCGCCGCCTGATGCACGATCTCCCCCACCCCGCCTTTGTGCTCAACCTGCGCTGGGATGTGCTGGGCTTTAACGCCCCGGCGGATGCGCTTTTCGGCTTTCGTCACCACGCGCCAGAGCGGCGTAACCTGCTCTGGCTGCTGTTCACCGATCCGCTGCTGCAGGAGCGTTTTGTCGCCTGGCATGAGCAGGCTCCGCTGATGCTGTCGAGCTTTCGCCGCGACTTCGCCCGCGCCAGTCAGAGCAGCGATATTGTTGAACTGGTGGACGAGCTGGAGCACGTATCGCCAGAGTTCAGCCGCTGGTGGCGGCAGCATGACGTCCACGCCCCCTGCAACGGTGTGCGCCATCTATGGTTTGATGAGCGATCGGTGCCGTTCGAGCATACCACGCTGATTATCGACGAAGATCGCCACCTGCGGCTGGTGGTTTATGCCCAGCAACAGTCAGCAGCTGAGTAG
- a CDS encoding helix-turn-helix transcriptional regulator — MPNSIDKAPRHDEAIGWSNLARGYQRGEVDPPHYHLEGQLLFATRGVLLVETGERRWVIPPQRALWLPPLQEHSYTLLSETDLRTLYFSRSLIAECSNFTKSELVHVIGATPLVKELIAGLFSHEYKAPSQRRMALLLLEILSETEQLAAELPLPQDERLARAANQLLIGQRWEASLSELAHIAAMSERTFSRQFIRDTGFSFRSWKQRARICASLDLLSNGIPVKQVAYQLGFSCPAAFTAAFRTVLGATPHVFLP; from the coding sequence ATGCCAAACAGCATAGATAAAGCGCCAAGACATGATGAGGCCATTGGCTGGTCAAACCTTGCCAGAGGTTATCAACGCGGAGAGGTCGATCCGCCCCATTACCATCTGGAAGGGCAGTTGCTGTTTGCCACCCGCGGCGTGTTGCTGGTGGAGACCGGCGAGCGCCGCTGGGTGATCCCGCCGCAGCGCGCGTTATGGCTGCCGCCGTTGCAGGAGCACAGCTATACGCTGCTTTCAGAAACCGACCTGCGCACGCTCTACTTCAGCCGCTCGCTGATCGCCGAATGCAGCAACTTCACCAAGAGCGAACTGGTGCATGTGATTGGCGCGACGCCACTGGTGAAAGAGCTGATTGCAGGGCTGTTCAGCCATGAGTACAAAGCGCCAAGCCAGCGGAGAATGGCGCTGTTGTTACTGGAGATCCTCAGCGAGACAGAGCAGCTTGCCGCTGAGCTTCCTCTGCCGCAGGACGAACGCCTCGCCCGCGCCGCTAACCAGTTACTGATTGGGCAGCGCTGGGAGGCGTCGTTAAGTGAACTGGCGCATATTGCGGCGATGTCGGAACGCACCTTTTCGCGCCAGTTTATCCGCGACACCGGTTTCAGCTTCAGAAGCTGGAAGCAGCGGGCGCGCATCTGCGCCTCGCTGGATCTGCTCTCTAACGGCATTCCGGTGAAGCAGGTCGCTTACCAGCTCGGCTTTTCCTGTCCTGCCGCGTTTACCGCGGCCTTCCGGACGGTTCTCGGCGCTACGCCCCACGTATTTTTACCTTAA
- a CDS encoding type 1 glutamine amidotransferase — translation MRVHFIVHESFEAPGAYESWAQQRGYQVNHSRVYAGDALPATADAFDLLIIMGGPQDPHTTQAECPHFDARAEQTLIALAIAGGKAVIGIRLGSQLIGEALGAAFAHSPEKEIGKFPITLTAAGKNHPLFAHFPETLAVGHWHNDMPGLTADAQVLAFSEGCPRQIVAYSDRVFGFQCHMEFTPEVVERLIAHSEADLSRAAQYRFVETAEALRAHDYREMNDILCQFLDKLTAYYQDATQALRH, via the coding sequence ATGCGGGTTCATTTTATCGTTCATGAAAGTTTTGAAGCGCCCGGCGCGTATGAAAGCTGGGCGCAGCAGCGCGGTTACCAGGTTAACCACTCCCGCGTCTATGCGGGCGATGCGCTTCCGGCCACGGCTGATGCCTTTGATCTGCTCATTATTATGGGCGGCCCTCAGGATCCGCATACCACCCAGGCAGAGTGTCCCCATTTTGATGCCCGCGCCGAGCAGACCCTTATCGCTTTGGCGATCGCGGGTGGAAAAGCGGTGATCGGCATCCGCCTGGGGTCGCAATTAATCGGCGAGGCGCTGGGCGCTGCTTTCGCACACAGCCCTGAGAAGGAGATCGGTAAATTCCCCATTACGCTGACCGCGGCGGGCAAAAATCACCCGCTGTTTGCCCATTTCCCTGAAACGCTGGCGGTCGGGCACTGGCATAACGATATGCCGGGCCTGACGGCCGATGCGCAGGTGCTCGCCTTCAGTGAAGGGTGCCCGCGGCAGATTGTCGCCTACAGCGATCGCGTGTTCGGCTTCCAGTGCCATATGGAGTTTACGCCTGAGGTGGTCGAGCGGCTTATTGCCCACTCCGAGGCGGATCTGAGCCGCGCTGCGCAATATCGTTTTGTCGAAACGGCTGAAGCGCTGCGCGCCCATGATTACCGCGAGATGAACGATATCCTGTGCCAGTTTCTTGATAAGCTTACGGCGTACTATCAAGACGCAACACAGGCGCTGCGCCACTGA
- a CDS encoding YafY family protein, protein MSASGPTRAARLLALLQILARHRYPISGASLAEELSISLRTLYRDIASLRAQGADIQGEAGTGYLLTPGYLLPPLMFTPEQLDALALGLRWVATYGDAEIGKAANEVAGKVMQSIPPPMQSLFEHATLLVGRAETAVESGHVAGLRAAIRRQLKVSIRYMDRQGNSSERVIWPFALGYLSRDLLLAAWCETRDDFRHFAVAQIESVQLLACAAPHSRQRLLRMWREAGRDTLDEISGAAPVLRLDSTP, encoded by the coding sequence ATGTCAGCATCAGGACCGACGCGCGCCGCAAGATTGCTCGCGCTTTTGCAAATCCTGGCTCGCCACCGCTATCCGATAAGCGGTGCAAGCCTGGCGGAGGAGTTGTCCATCAGCCTGCGCACGCTCTATCGCGATATCGCCTCGCTGCGCGCGCAGGGGGCGGATATCCAGGGCGAAGCGGGCACCGGTTATTTGCTTACTCCGGGTTATCTTCTGCCGCCGTTGATGTTTACCCCGGAGCAGTTGGATGCGCTGGCGCTCGGCCTGCGCTGGGTGGCGACCTATGGTGATGCAGAGATTGGCAAGGCGGCCAACGAGGTGGCGGGCAAAGTGATGCAGAGCATCCCGCCGCCGATGCAGTCGCTGTTTGAACACGCCACGCTGCTGGTGGGGAGGGCGGAAACGGCGGTGGAAAGCGGGCACGTTGCCGGGCTGCGCGCCGCCATCCGACGACAGTTGAAAGTGAGTATTCGCTATATGGACCGCCAGGGAAACAGCAGTGAGCGCGTGATCTGGCCTTTCGCCCTCGGCTACTTATCCCGCGATCTGCTGCTCGCCGCGTGGTGTGAAACCCGCGACGATTTTCGCCACTTCGCCGTCGCGCAGATTGAGAGCGTGCAACTGCTTGCGTGCGCCGCTCCCCATTCGCGCCAGCGCCTGCTGCGTATGTGGCGCGAGGCGGGGCGCGATACGCTTGATGAGATCAGTGGCGCAGCGCCTGTGTTGCGTCTTGATAGTACGCCGTAA
- a CDS encoding VOC family protein gives MIPNLFILYVSDPQRSSDFYQTLFQQTPDVVLPTWAAFSFANGLNLGLWSTRAADFLSGGEGNRMEMSFMVQDSAAVDALYQQWLGLGVEMEQPPAQAVFGRTFVARDPDGHRIRVCIPD, from the coding sequence ATGATACCGAATTTATTCATCCTGTATGTTTCCGACCCACAGCGCAGCAGCGATTTTTACCAGACGCTGTTTCAGCAAACGCCCGATGTGGTGCTGCCCACCTGGGCGGCGTTCTCCTTCGCCAACGGGCTTAACCTCGGATTGTGGTCGACCCGCGCCGCCGATTTTCTCTCCGGCGGCGAAGGTAACCGCATGGAAATGAGTTTCATGGTGCAGGATAGTGCGGCAGTTGACGCGCTCTACCAGCAGTGGCTGGGGCTGGGCGTTGAGATGGAGCAGCCGCCCGCGCAGGCGGTATTCGGCCGAACCTTTGTTGCCCGTGATCCAGACGGCCACCGCATCCGGGTTTGCATTCCGGATTAA